A DNA window from Pogona vitticeps strain Pit_001003342236 chromosome 2, PviZW2.1, whole genome shotgun sequence contains the following coding sequences:
- the LOC144587538 gene encoding uncharacterized protein LOC144587538 isoform X4 has product MEDTLQENTADRPVPKSELISQMQQGEELWLPDSEDWDEAEISDTRSDNWRETREDTKDERSFMEKLDLPRHQQTHTGEEHYTKEQFYKCTVCGEYFAEKTALTLHRKVHAGKKRFGCEVCGKFFACNSHLQEHQRIHTGEKPYKCQECGKCFSSSSVLVIHHRVHTGEKPYKCQECGKCYAHKIGLLRHQTVHTGEKPYQCQECGKCFAHTSHFSSHQRVHTGEKPYKCQECGKYFAQNSHLVIHLRVHTGEKPYKCQECGRCFAQNSNLVSHQRLHTREKPYKCQECRKCFASSSQLVIHQRVHTGERPYRCQECGKSFAHNSHFSIHLRVHTGERPYKCQECQKCFASSSALLSHQRVHTGEKLHKCQQCGKCFAQNSDLESHQRFHLRQKPYKCEVCRKCFASNSQLVMHQIVHTGEKPYKCQECGQCFAHNSAFLYHQRVHTGEKPYKCEECGKCFASSSRLLTHHRVHTGEKPYKCQQCGKCFSQNSQLMAHHRIHTGEKPYKCQDCGKCFASSSVLVIHQRVHTGEKPYRCKECGKYFAQNSTFLYHQRVHRGEKPYSCQECGKLFGRKSQLVRHRRVHTGEKP; this is encoded by the exons ATGGAGGATACATTACAAGAGAATACAG CCGATCGtccagttccaaagtctgagctCATTTCTCAAATGCAACAGGGAGAGGAACTGTGGCTCCCTGACTCTGAGGATTGGGATGAAGCAGAAATCTCGGACACCAGATCAG ATAACTGGAGAGAAACAAGAGAGGATACGAAGGATGAAAGGAGTTTCATGGAGAAATTGGATCTTCCCAGACACCAGCAAACCCACACAGGAGAGGAGCATTACACTAAAGAGCAGTTCTATAAATGCACTGTATGTGGAGAGTATTTTGCCGAAAAGACGGCACTCACACTTCACAGGAAAGTCCACGCAGGGAAAAAACGCTTTGGATGTGAAGTGTGTGGGAAATTTTTTGCTTGCAATTCACACCTTCAGgagcatcaaagaattcacacaggagagaaaccatacaaatgccaggagtgtgggaaatgcttttcttCTAGTTCGGTTCTTGTGATCCATCACAGAgtgcacacaggggagaaaccatacaaatgccaagaatgtggaaaatgttatgCCCATAAGATAGGGCTTCTGAGACACCAGACAGTCCATACAGGAGAAAAACCGTAccaatgtcaggagtgtgggaaatgctttgctcataCTTCACACTTTTCAagccaccagagagtccacacaggagagaaaccctacaaatgccaggaatgtgggaaatattttgctcagaattcacaccttGTGATCCACTTGAGAGTCCATACAGGAgaaaagccatacaaatgccaggaatgtggaagaTGTTTCGCTCAGAATTCAAACCTTGTAAGTCACCAGAGATTACATAcaagagagaaaccatacaaatgtcaagaATGTAGAAAATGTTTTGCTTCCAGTTCACAACTAGTgatccaccagagagtccacacaggagaaaggcCATACAGATGccaagaatgtggaaaaagctttgctCACAATTCACACTTTTCAATTCACCtgagagttcacacaggagaaagACCATACAAGTGCCAGGAGTGTCAAAAATGCTTTGCTTCAAGTTCTGCCCTTCTGagccaccagagagtccacacaggggagaaactaCACAAATGCCAGCAATgcggaaaatgttttgctcagaattcagatCTTGAGAGCCACCAGAGATTCCATTTAAgacagaaaccatacaaatgtgaggTATGTAGGAAGTGCTTTGCTTCCAACTCACAGCTGGTGATGCATCAGatagtccacacaggagagaaaccatacaaatgccaggagtgtgggcaATGTTTTGCTCACAATTCAGCCTTTCTGtatcaccagagagtccacacaggagagaaaccatacaaatgcgaggaatgtgggaaatgctttgcttctAGCTCAAGGCTTCTGACCCACCATagagtccacacaggggaaaaaccatacaaatgccagcagtgtgggaaatgtttttctcagaattcaCAGCTTATGGCCCATcacagaatccacacaggagagaaaccttacaaatgccaggaCTGTGGTAAATGTTTTGCTTCCAGTTCAGTTCTTGTGattcaccagagagtccacacaggagagaaaccatacagatgcaaggagtgtgggaaatattttgctcagaattcaactTTTCTTTATCATCAGAGGGTCCAcagaggagagaaaccatacagttgccaagagtgtgggaaactGTTTGGCCGAAAGTCACAGCTTGTGAGGCATCGGAgagtccatacaggggagaaaccatga
- the LOC144587538 gene encoding uncharacterized protein LOC144587538 isoform X2, giving the protein MEDTLQENTADRPVPKSELISQMQQGEELWLPDSEDWDEAEISDTRSGDSSDNWRETREDTKDERSFMEKLDLPRHQQTHTGEEHYTKEQFYKCTVCGEYFAEKTALTLHRKVHAGKKRFGCEVCGKFFACNSHLQEHQRIHTGEKPYKCQECGKCFSSSSVLVIHHRVHTGEKPYKCQECGKCYAHKIGLLRHQTVHTGEKPYQCQECGKCFAHTSHFSSHQRVHTGEKPYKCQECGKYFAQNSHLVIHLRVHTGEKPYKCQECGRCFAQNSNLVSHQRLHTREKPYKCQECRKCFASSSQLVIHQRVHTGERPYRCQECGKSFAHNSHFSIHLRVHTGERPYKCQECQKCFASSSALLSHQRVHTGEKLHKCQQCGKCFAQNSDLESHQRFHLRQKPYKCEVCRKCFASNSQLVMHQIVHTGEKPYKCQECGQCFAHNSAFLYHQRVHTGEKPYKCEECGKCFASSSRLLTHHRVHTGEKPYKCQQCGKCFSQNSQLMAHHRIHTGEKPYKCQDCGKCFASSSVLVIHQRVHTGEKPYRCKECGKYFAQNSTFLYHQRVHRGEKPYSCQECGKLFGRKSQLVRHRRVHTGEKP; this is encoded by the exons ATGGAGGATACATTACAAGAGAATACAG CCGATCGtccagttccaaagtctgagctCATTTCTCAAATGCAACAGGGAGAGGAACTGTGGCTCCCTGACTCTGAGGATTGGGATGAAGCAGAAATCTCGGACACCAGATCAGGTGACTCATCAG ATAACTGGAGAGAAACAAGAGAGGATACGAAGGATGAAAGGAGTTTCATGGAGAAATTGGATCTTCCCAGACACCAGCAAACCCACACAGGAGAGGAGCATTACACTAAAGAGCAGTTCTATAAATGCACTGTATGTGGAGAGTATTTTGCCGAAAAGACGGCACTCACACTTCACAGGAAAGTCCACGCAGGGAAAAAACGCTTTGGATGTGAAGTGTGTGGGAAATTTTTTGCTTGCAATTCACACCTTCAGgagcatcaaagaattcacacaggagagaaaccatacaaatgccaggagtgtgggaaatgcttttcttCTAGTTCGGTTCTTGTGATCCATCACAGAgtgcacacaggggagaaaccatacaaatgccaagaatgtggaaaatgttatgCCCATAAGATAGGGCTTCTGAGACACCAGACAGTCCATACAGGAGAAAAACCGTAccaatgtcaggagtgtgggaaatgctttgctcataCTTCACACTTTTCAagccaccagagagtccacacaggagagaaaccctacaaatgccaggaatgtgggaaatattttgctcagaattcacaccttGTGATCCACTTGAGAGTCCATACAGGAgaaaagccatacaaatgccaggaatgtggaagaTGTTTCGCTCAGAATTCAAACCTTGTAAGTCACCAGAGATTACATAcaagagagaaaccatacaaatgtcaagaATGTAGAAAATGTTTTGCTTCCAGTTCACAACTAGTgatccaccagagagtccacacaggagaaaggcCATACAGATGccaagaatgtggaaaaagctttgctCACAATTCACACTTTTCAATTCACCtgagagttcacacaggagaaagACCATACAAGTGCCAGGAGTGTCAAAAATGCTTTGCTTCAAGTTCTGCCCTTCTGagccaccagagagtccacacaggggagaaactaCACAAATGCCAGCAATgcggaaaatgttttgctcagaattcagatCTTGAGAGCCACCAGAGATTCCATTTAAgacagaaaccatacaaatgtgaggTATGTAGGAAGTGCTTTGCTTCCAACTCACAGCTGGTGATGCATCAGatagtccacacaggagagaaaccatacaaatgccaggagtgtgggcaATGTTTTGCTCACAATTCAGCCTTTCTGtatcaccagagagtccacacaggagagaaaccatacaaatgcgaggaatgtgggaaatgctttgcttctAGCTCAAGGCTTCTGACCCACCATagagtccacacaggggaaaaaccatacaaatgccagcagtgtgggaaatgtttttctcagaattcaCAGCTTATGGCCCATcacagaatccacacaggagagaaaccttacaaatgccaggaCTGTGGTAAATGTTTTGCTTCCAGTTCAGTTCTTGTGattcaccagagagtccacacaggagagaaaccatacagatgcaaggagtgtgggaaatattttgctcagaattcaactTTTCTTTATCATCAGAGGGTCCAcagaggagagaaaccatacagttgccaagagtgtgggaaactGTTTGGCCGAAAGTCACAGCTTGTGAGGCATCGGAgagtccatacaggggagaaaccatga
- the LOC144587538 gene encoding uncharacterized protein LOC144587538 isoform X1, whose protein sequence is MEDTLQENTADRPVPKSELISQMQQGEELWLPDSEDWDEAEISDTRSGDSSADNWRETREDTKDERSFMEKLDLPRHQQTHTGEEHYTKEQFYKCTVCGEYFAEKTALTLHRKVHAGKKRFGCEVCGKFFACNSHLQEHQRIHTGEKPYKCQECGKCFSSSSVLVIHHRVHTGEKPYKCQECGKCYAHKIGLLRHQTVHTGEKPYQCQECGKCFAHTSHFSSHQRVHTGEKPYKCQECGKYFAQNSHLVIHLRVHTGEKPYKCQECGRCFAQNSNLVSHQRLHTREKPYKCQECRKCFASSSQLVIHQRVHTGERPYRCQECGKSFAHNSHFSIHLRVHTGERPYKCQECQKCFASSSALLSHQRVHTGEKLHKCQQCGKCFAQNSDLESHQRFHLRQKPYKCEVCRKCFASNSQLVMHQIVHTGEKPYKCQECGQCFAHNSAFLYHQRVHTGEKPYKCEECGKCFASSSRLLTHHRVHTGEKPYKCQQCGKCFSQNSQLMAHHRIHTGEKPYKCQDCGKCFASSSVLVIHQRVHTGEKPYRCKECGKYFAQNSTFLYHQRVHRGEKPYSCQECGKLFGRKSQLVRHRRVHTGEKP, encoded by the exons ATGGAGGATACATTACAAGAGAATACAG CCGATCGtccagttccaaagtctgagctCATTTCTCAAATGCAACAGGGAGAGGAACTGTGGCTCCCTGACTCTGAGGATTGGGATGAAGCAGAAATCTCGGACACCAGATCAGGTGACTCATCAG CAGATAACTGGAGAGAAACAAGAGAGGATACGAAGGATGAAAGGAGTTTCATGGAGAAATTGGATCTTCCCAGACACCAGCAAACCCACACAGGAGAGGAGCATTACACTAAAGAGCAGTTCTATAAATGCACTGTATGTGGAGAGTATTTTGCCGAAAAGACGGCACTCACACTTCACAGGAAAGTCCACGCAGGGAAAAAACGCTTTGGATGTGAAGTGTGTGGGAAATTTTTTGCTTGCAATTCACACCTTCAGgagcatcaaagaattcacacaggagagaaaccatacaaatgccaggagtgtgggaaatgcttttcttCTAGTTCGGTTCTTGTGATCCATCACAGAgtgcacacaggggagaaaccatacaaatgccaagaatgtggaaaatgttatgCCCATAAGATAGGGCTTCTGAGACACCAGACAGTCCATACAGGAGAAAAACCGTAccaatgtcaggagtgtgggaaatgctttgctcataCTTCACACTTTTCAagccaccagagagtccacacaggagagaaaccctacaaatgccaggaatgtgggaaatattttgctcagaattcacaccttGTGATCCACTTGAGAGTCCATACAGGAgaaaagccatacaaatgccaggaatgtggaagaTGTTTCGCTCAGAATTCAAACCTTGTAAGTCACCAGAGATTACATAcaagagagaaaccatacaaatgtcaagaATGTAGAAAATGTTTTGCTTCCAGTTCACAACTAGTgatccaccagagagtccacacaggagaaaggcCATACAGATGccaagaatgtggaaaaagctttgctCACAATTCACACTTTTCAATTCACCtgagagttcacacaggagaaagACCATACAAGTGCCAGGAGTGTCAAAAATGCTTTGCTTCAAGTTCTGCCCTTCTGagccaccagagagtccacacaggggagaaactaCACAAATGCCAGCAATgcggaaaatgttttgctcagaattcagatCTTGAGAGCCACCAGAGATTCCATTTAAgacagaaaccatacaaatgtgaggTATGTAGGAAGTGCTTTGCTTCCAACTCACAGCTGGTGATGCATCAGatagtccacacaggagagaaaccatacaaatgccaggagtgtgggcaATGTTTTGCTCACAATTCAGCCTTTCTGtatcaccagagagtccacacaggagagaaaccatacaaatgcgaggaatgtgggaaatgctttgcttctAGCTCAAGGCTTCTGACCCACCATagagtccacacaggggaaaaaccatacaaatgccagcagtgtgggaaatgtttttctcagaattcaCAGCTTATGGCCCATcacagaatccacacaggagagaaaccttacaaatgccaggaCTGTGGTAAATGTTTTGCTTCCAGTTCAGTTCTTGTGattcaccagagagtccacacaggagagaaaccatacagatgcaaggagtgtgggaaatattttgctcagaattcaactTTTCTTTATCATCAGAGGGTCCAcagaggagagaaaccatacagttgccaagagtgtgggaaactGTTTGGCCGAAAGTCACAGCTTGTGAGGCATCGGAgagtccatacaggggagaaaccatga
- the LOC144587538 gene encoding uncharacterized protein LOC144587538 isoform X3 translates to MEDTLQENTADRPVPKSELISQMQQGEELWLPDSEDWDEAEISDTRSADNWRETREDTKDERSFMEKLDLPRHQQTHTGEEHYTKEQFYKCTVCGEYFAEKTALTLHRKVHAGKKRFGCEVCGKFFACNSHLQEHQRIHTGEKPYKCQECGKCFSSSSVLVIHHRVHTGEKPYKCQECGKCYAHKIGLLRHQTVHTGEKPYQCQECGKCFAHTSHFSSHQRVHTGEKPYKCQECGKYFAQNSHLVIHLRVHTGEKPYKCQECGRCFAQNSNLVSHQRLHTREKPYKCQECRKCFASSSQLVIHQRVHTGERPYRCQECGKSFAHNSHFSIHLRVHTGERPYKCQECQKCFASSSALLSHQRVHTGEKLHKCQQCGKCFAQNSDLESHQRFHLRQKPYKCEVCRKCFASNSQLVMHQIVHTGEKPYKCQECGQCFAHNSAFLYHQRVHTGEKPYKCEECGKCFASSSRLLTHHRVHTGEKPYKCQQCGKCFSQNSQLMAHHRIHTGEKPYKCQDCGKCFASSSVLVIHQRVHTGEKPYRCKECGKYFAQNSTFLYHQRVHRGEKPYSCQECGKLFGRKSQLVRHRRVHTGEKP, encoded by the exons ATGGAGGATACATTACAAGAGAATACAG CCGATCGtccagttccaaagtctgagctCATTTCTCAAATGCAACAGGGAGAGGAACTGTGGCTCCCTGACTCTGAGGATTGGGATGAAGCAGAAATCTCGGACACCAGATCAG CAGATAACTGGAGAGAAACAAGAGAGGATACGAAGGATGAAAGGAGTTTCATGGAGAAATTGGATCTTCCCAGACACCAGCAAACCCACACAGGAGAGGAGCATTACACTAAAGAGCAGTTCTATAAATGCACTGTATGTGGAGAGTATTTTGCCGAAAAGACGGCACTCACACTTCACAGGAAAGTCCACGCAGGGAAAAAACGCTTTGGATGTGAAGTGTGTGGGAAATTTTTTGCTTGCAATTCACACCTTCAGgagcatcaaagaattcacacaggagagaaaccatacaaatgccaggagtgtgggaaatgcttttcttCTAGTTCGGTTCTTGTGATCCATCACAGAgtgcacacaggggagaaaccatacaaatgccaagaatgtggaaaatgttatgCCCATAAGATAGGGCTTCTGAGACACCAGACAGTCCATACAGGAGAAAAACCGTAccaatgtcaggagtgtgggaaatgctttgctcataCTTCACACTTTTCAagccaccagagagtccacacaggagagaaaccctacaaatgccaggaatgtgggaaatattttgctcagaattcacaccttGTGATCCACTTGAGAGTCCATACAGGAgaaaagccatacaaatgccaggaatgtggaagaTGTTTCGCTCAGAATTCAAACCTTGTAAGTCACCAGAGATTACATAcaagagagaaaccatacaaatgtcaagaATGTAGAAAATGTTTTGCTTCCAGTTCACAACTAGTgatccaccagagagtccacacaggagaaaggcCATACAGATGccaagaatgtggaaaaagctttgctCACAATTCACACTTTTCAATTCACCtgagagttcacacaggagaaagACCATACAAGTGCCAGGAGTGTCAAAAATGCTTTGCTTCAAGTTCTGCCCTTCTGagccaccagagagtccacacaggggagaaactaCACAAATGCCAGCAATgcggaaaatgttttgctcagaattcagatCTTGAGAGCCACCAGAGATTCCATTTAAgacagaaaccatacaaatgtgaggTATGTAGGAAGTGCTTTGCTTCCAACTCACAGCTGGTGATGCATCAGatagtccacacaggagagaaaccatacaaatgccaggagtgtgggcaATGTTTTGCTCACAATTCAGCCTTTCTGtatcaccagagagtccacacaggagagaaaccatacaaatgcgaggaatgtgggaaatgctttgcttctAGCTCAAGGCTTCTGACCCACCATagagtccacacaggggaaaaaccatacaaatgccagcagtgtgggaaatgtttttctcagaattcaCAGCTTATGGCCCATcacagaatccacacaggagagaaaccttacaaatgccaggaCTGTGGTAAATGTTTTGCTTCCAGTTCAGTTCTTGTGattcaccagagagtccacacaggagagaaaccatacagatgcaaggagtgtgggaaatattttgctcagaattcaactTTTCTTTATCATCAGAGGGTCCAcagaggagagaaaccatacagttgccaagagtgtgggaaactGTTTGGCCGAAAGTCACAGCTTGTGAGGCATCGGAgagtccatacaggggagaaaccatga
- the LOC144587538 gene encoding uncharacterized protein LOC144587538 isoform X5: MEDTLQENTADNWRETREDTKDERSFMEKLDLPRHQQTHTGEEHYTKEQFYKCTVCGEYFAEKTALTLHRKVHAGKKRFGCEVCGKFFACNSHLQEHQRIHTGEKPYKCQECGKCFSSSSVLVIHHRVHTGEKPYKCQECGKCYAHKIGLLRHQTVHTGEKPYQCQECGKCFAHTSHFSSHQRVHTGEKPYKCQECGKYFAQNSHLVIHLRVHTGEKPYKCQECGRCFAQNSNLVSHQRLHTREKPYKCQECRKCFASSSQLVIHQRVHTGERPYRCQECGKSFAHNSHFSIHLRVHTGERPYKCQECQKCFASSSALLSHQRVHTGEKLHKCQQCGKCFAQNSDLESHQRFHLRQKPYKCEVCRKCFASNSQLVMHQIVHTGEKPYKCQECGQCFAHNSAFLYHQRVHTGEKPYKCEECGKCFASSSRLLTHHRVHTGEKPYKCQQCGKCFSQNSQLMAHHRIHTGEKPYKCQDCGKCFASSSVLVIHQRVHTGEKPYRCKECGKYFAQNSTFLYHQRVHRGEKPYSCQECGKLFGRKSQLVRHRRVHTGEKP; encoded by the exons ATGGAGGATACATTACAAGAGAATACAG CAGATAACTGGAGAGAAACAAGAGAGGATACGAAGGATGAAAGGAGTTTCATGGAGAAATTGGATCTTCCCAGACACCAGCAAACCCACACAGGAGAGGAGCATTACACTAAAGAGCAGTTCTATAAATGCACTGTATGTGGAGAGTATTTTGCCGAAAAGACGGCACTCACACTTCACAGGAAAGTCCACGCAGGGAAAAAACGCTTTGGATGTGAAGTGTGTGGGAAATTTTTTGCTTGCAATTCACACCTTCAGgagcatcaaagaattcacacaggagagaaaccatacaaatgccaggagtgtgggaaatgcttttcttCTAGTTCGGTTCTTGTGATCCATCACAGAgtgcacacaggggagaaaccatacaaatgccaagaatgtggaaaatgttatgCCCATAAGATAGGGCTTCTGAGACACCAGACAGTCCATACAGGAGAAAAACCGTAccaatgtcaggagtgtgggaaatgctttgctcataCTTCACACTTTTCAagccaccagagagtccacacaggagagaaaccctacaaatgccaggaatgtgggaaatattttgctcagaattcacaccttGTGATCCACTTGAGAGTCCATACAGGAgaaaagccatacaaatgccaggaatgtggaagaTGTTTCGCTCAGAATTCAAACCTTGTAAGTCACCAGAGATTACATAcaagagagaaaccatacaaatgtcaagaATGTAGAAAATGTTTTGCTTCCAGTTCACAACTAGTgatccaccagagagtccacacaggagaaaggcCATACAGATGccaagaatgtggaaaaagctttgctCACAATTCACACTTTTCAATTCACCtgagagttcacacaggagaaagACCATACAAGTGCCAGGAGTGTCAAAAATGCTTTGCTTCAAGTTCTGCCCTTCTGagccaccagagagtccacacaggggagaaactaCACAAATGCCAGCAATgcggaaaatgttttgctcagaattcagatCTTGAGAGCCACCAGAGATTCCATTTAAgacagaaaccatacaaatgtgaggTATGTAGGAAGTGCTTTGCTTCCAACTCACAGCTGGTGATGCATCAGatagtccacacaggagagaaaccatacaaatgccaggagtgtgggcaATGTTTTGCTCACAATTCAGCCTTTCTGtatcaccagagagtccacacaggagagaaaccatacaaatgcgaggaatgtgggaaatgctttgcttctAGCTCAAGGCTTCTGACCCACCATagagtccacacaggggaaaaaccatacaaatgccagcagtgtgggaaatgtttttctcagaattcaCAGCTTATGGCCCATcacagaatccacacaggagagaaaccttacaaatgccaggaCTGTGGTAAATGTTTTGCTTCCAGTTCAGTTCTTGTGattcaccagagagtccacacaggagagaaaccatacagatgcaaggagtgtgggaaatattttgctcagaattcaactTTTCTTTATCATCAGAGGGTCCAcagaggagagaaaccatacagttgccaagagtgtgggaaactGTTTGGCCGAAAGTCACAGCTTGTGAGGCATCGGAgagtccatacaggggagaaaccatga